One stretch of Oncorhynchus gorbuscha isolate QuinsamMale2020 ecotype Even-year linkage group LG21, OgorEven_v1.0, whole genome shotgun sequence DNA includes these proteins:
- the LOC124008649 gene encoding heparan-sulfate 6-O-sulfotransferase 1-A-like — MVEASSKFLLIVVGSVCFMLILYQYVAPGVINFGSPHGYFTEEDDGGDIFPSPDPHYVKKYYFPVRDLERTVEFEIKGEDVIVFLHIQKTGGTTFGRHLVQNVRLEVPCDCRPGQKKCTCYRPNRKETWLFSRFSTGWSCGLHADWTELKNCVPGVLDKKETRMKNERKFYYITLLRDPVSRYLSEWRHVQRGATWKTSLHMCDGRTPTPEELPACYEGSDWSGCTLQQFMDCPYNLANNRQVRMLADLSLVGCYNMSTVPEQRRSQLLLDSAKKNLRDMAFFGLTEYQRKTQFLFERTFRLRFIRPFMQYNSTRAAGVDLDNTTVQRIEELNELDMELYDYARDLFQQRYQYTRQQERRLQRLRTHNQNHNGQGLGVEGQGLEVGLWPSRSKLTPGPGEGEVEDPEDGEVGGRLPTEDYMNQIIKRW; from the exons atggttgaggcgagcagcaAATTTCTCCTAATTGTAGTCGGCTCCGTCTGTTTTATGCTGATCTTATATCAATACGTTGCGCCCGGGGTTATCAATTTCGGCTCACCACACGGCTATTTCACTGAGGAGGACGATGGTGGGGACATTTTCCCTTCCCCAGACCCGCACTACGTCAAGAAATACTACTTCCCAGTCCGGGATTTGGAGCGAACGGTGGAATTTGAAATCAAAGGAGAAGACGTGATCGTGTTTCTACACATTCAGAAGACAGGAGGGACAACGTTCGGGAGACACCTGGTTCAGAATGTGAGGTTGGAGGTTCCGTGTGACTGTAGACCGGGTCAGAAGAAGTGTACCTGTTATCGACCCAACCGAAAAGAGACCTGGTTATTCTCCCGGTTCTCCACCGGTTGGAGTTGTGGCTTACACGCGGACTGGACCGAGCTAAAAAATTGTGTTCCTGGAGTTCTAGATAAAAAGGAGACCAGGATGAAAAATGAAAG gAAATTCTACTACATAACCCTCTTAAGGGACCCAGTGTCTCGGTACCTCAGCGAATGGAGACACGTCCAGAGGGGCGCGACGTGGAAGACCTCATTACACATGTGTGACGGACGAACCCCTACGCCGGAGGAACTACCAGCCTGCTACGAGGGTTCTGATTGGTCAGGATGTACCTTGCAGCAGTTCATGGACTGTCCTTATAACCTGGCCAATAACAGACAG GTTCGGATGCTAGCGGACCTGAGCCTGGTAGGCTGCTACAACATGTCTACAGTCCCAGAGCAGAGGCGTTCTCAGCTGTTATTAGACTCCGCTAAGAAGAACCTGAGGGACATGGCCTTCTTCGGCCTGACAGAGTACCAGAGGAAAACCCAGTTCCTGTTTGAACGTACCTTCAGACTGAGGTTCATACGACCCTTTATGCAATACAACAGCACCAGAGCGGCCGGAGTGGATTTGGACAAcactacg GTGCAGCGCATCGAGGAGCTGAATGAGCTGGACATGGAGTTGTATGATTACGCCAGAGACCTGTTCCAGCAGAGATACCAGTACACCAGGCAGCAGGAACGACGGCTGCAACGACTCAGGACCCACAACCAGAACCACAACGGTCAGGGGCTAGGGGTCGAGGGTCAGGGCCTGGAAGTGGGCCTGTGGCCTTCTAGATCCAAACTAACCCCTGGAccaggagagggagaagtggaggacCCAGAGGatggggaggtgggagggaggttACCGACGGAAGACTATATGAACCAGATAATTAAGCGTTGGTAA